A single window of Crassostrea angulata isolate pt1a10 chromosome 8, ASM2561291v2, whole genome shotgun sequence DNA harbors:
- the LOC128157761 gene encoding putative leucine-rich repeat-containing protein DDB_G0290503, with translation MLASGVSQQFQHGVDEEMINIITSIIIILTGYPPVNAEHVYNLLQYIYTFPHPYRTIREHTGGTLPIPLTVAASLPGWENVAPQQMNFMHAVFNHILEQDQKLVRDLFYRQLGRAPTVQEFAQFLLNFEGNELVESPRKTLGQTFFENQVLRVTLERQRRDLGWLREINRFLANIIQLLGDSNTRTMRRVNELETRYRDVRNISDEVQQQNAMLQLDHNSMQRELIRCHVELEDERKDKQMYQLRWEELKTVEEQIQAEKQQLLTDKQQLLTDKQQLLTDNQQLMTDNQQLLTEKQRLLTDNHQLLTDKQQLLTDRHHLLTDNQQLLTDNQQILTYEQAVQTTDFSLFLLLLLLLLAFLFILLFKF, from the exons ATGTTAGCCTCTGGGGTTTCTCAGCAGTTTCAACATGGAGTTGATGAGGAAATGATAAATATCATTACCAGTATCATCATAATACTGACAG GTTATCCTCCAGTAAATGCAGAGCACGTGTACAACTTGCTGCAGTATATCTATACTTTTCCTCACCCCTACCGCACAATAAGAGAGCATACAGGAGGTACTCTTCCAATCCCTCTAACAGTCGCAGCAAGTCTTCCAG gtTGGGAAAACGTTGCTCCTCAGCAAATGAATTTTATGCATGCCGTTTTCAATCACATCCTTGAACAGGATCAAAAGTTGGTCCGCGATCTATTCTATAGACAACTCG GTCGTGCTCCCACAGTGCAAGAATTCGCCCAGTTCCTTTTGAACTTCGAAGGTAATGAGCTGGTTGAGTCCCCTCGCAAGACTCTAG gaCAGACATTTTTCGAAAATCAGGTGCTAAGAGTCACTCTAGAACGTCAACGAAGGGATTTGGGATGGttgagagaaataaacaggtTCTTAGCCAACATAATACAACTTTTAGGAGATTCAAACACTCGGACTATGAGAAGAGTTAATGAGCTTGAGACACGATATAGAGACGTACGGAATATTTCAGATGAAGTTCAGCAACAGAATGCTATGCTGCAGCTTGATCATAATTCAATGCAGAGAGAACTTATCAGATGTCATGTTGAGCTGGAGGATGAAAGAAAGGATAAGCAAATGTACCAACTTAGATGGGAAGAGTTAAAGACGGTCGAAGAACAGATACAGGCGGAAAAACAACAGTTACTGACAGACAAGCAACAGTTACTGACAGACAAACAACAGTTACTGACAGACAATCAACAGTTAATGACAGACAATCAACAGTTACTGACAGAAAAACAACGGTTACTGACAGACAATCATCAGTTACTGACTGACAAACAACAGTTACTGACAGACAGACACCATTTACTGACAGACAATCAACAGTTACTGACAGACAATCAACAAATACTGACGTACGAGCAGGCGGTTCAAACCACCGATTTCTCAttatttcttcttcttcttttgctGCTTCTTGCCTTTCTTTTTAtccttctttttaaattttga